The Nothobranchius furzeri strain GRZ-AD chromosome 8, NfurGRZ-RIMD1, whole genome shotgun sequence genome includes a region encoding these proteins:
- the fpgt gene encoding fucose-1-phosphate guanylyltransferase, whose protein sequence is MSQDHISKLQTATREKLRKFNSLRGREVRPGEFWDVVVVTAVDGSQKEAYELQIREKVARRELPLGAHYLVVSDPPGSKIGNGGSTLCAVKQLNEIYGKALSELRIVLIHAGGFSQRLPSASALGKIFMALPLGEPIYQMLELKLAMYVDFPSQMKPGILVTCADDIELYSIGKEERVRFDKPGFTALAHPSSLSVGTTHGVFVLDPREKCSYLEMENTSCLCFLHKPSVSKMRGSGAVCKQQSGLFSVSDSEFVYTDSTYYVDFDTAESLLNLLTELGPLSCEIDAYGDFLQALGPKATVEYTNNTTNVTKEESNLVEIRQKIFHLLRGTPLNVILLNNSKFYHVGTTSEYLFHLTEDEVLRTELGLLSSAFSVNMSEDSSGSCIMYSILDPSCSVGAGSVVEYSRLGAGVSVGGGSIISSCWIGPGESVPAGVFMHSVCVNHQEQTGFVTIFFGIKDNLKHSVHAPAFMEELRFFGFTLSKCLSFWEMDNESLRFSGGSCSLWNVCMFPVCCDQRSSFSVSLKMLQAILGGSTSLPPENTKFMSMQECLESKNLDEMLELRRRLRDDITQMKLNI, encoded by the exons ATGAGCCAGGACCATATCAGCAAACTACAAACTGCAACAAGGGAAAAGCTCAGGAAATTCAACTCTCTGCGCG GTCGAGAGGTTCGTCCGGGGGAGTTTTGGGATGTGGTGGTTGTGACTGCTGTGGACGGGAGTCAGAAAGAAGCCTATGAGCTTCAAATCAGAGAGAAGGTGGCCAGAAGAGAGCTCCCCCTTGGAGCTCACTACTTGGTCGTCTCAGATCCTCCTGGATCCAAAATAG GAAATGGAGGCTCCACCCTGTGTGCTGTGAAACAACTGAATGAAATCTATGGAAAAGCTTTGAGCGAGCTGAGAATAGTCCTGATTCATGCAG GTGGGTTCAGTCAGCGGCTTCCCAGTGCCAGCGCTCTGGGAAAGATCTTCATGGCTCTACCGCTGGGTGAGCCCATCTACCAGATGTTGGAGCTCAAACTAGCCATGTACGTGGATTTCCCCTCGCAGATGAAACCTGGCATCCTGGTGACCTGTGCGGATGACATTGAGCTCTACAGCATTGGCAAGGAAGAGCGAGTGAGGTTTGATAAGCCTGGTTTTACAGCTTTAGCCCATCCCTCCTCCCTTTCAGTGGGAACAACCCATGGGGTGTTTGTCTTGGATCCGCGTGAAAAGTGTTCCTACCTGGAAATGGAGAACACTTCCTGTCTGTGCTTTCTGCACAAGCCGAGCGTCAGTAAGATGAGAGGCAGCGGGGCTGTTTGTAAGCAGCAGAGTGGATTGTTTTCTGTGTCTGATAGTGAGTTTGTTTACACCGACAGCACCTATTATGTAGACTTTGACACTGCAGAGTCTCTTCTGAACCTGCTGACTGAGTTGGGGCCCTTGAGCTGTGAGATTGATGCTTATGGAGACTTTCTTCAAGCTTTAGGCCCCAAAGCCACAGTAGAGTACACCAACAACACCACTAATGTCACCAAAGAGGAGAGCAATCTGGTAGAAATCCGACAAAAGATATTCCACCTTCTCAGAGGAACTCCTCTGAATGTGATCCTCCTGAACAACTCCAAGTTCTATCACGTAGGAACCACCTCTGAGTACCTGTTTCACCTGACTGAGGACGAGGTGCTGAGGACTGAGCTCGGTCTCCTGTCGTCTGCCTTCAGTGTGAACATGAGTGAAGACTCCTCTGGCTCCTGCATCATGTACAGCATCCTCGATCCCAGCTGCTCCGTGGGAGCCGGATCAGTGGTGGAGTACTCCAGACTGGGAGCGGGTGTGTCTGTAGGTGGGGGCTCCATCATCAGCAGCTGCTGGATCGGGCCGGGTGAGTCCGTGCCAGCTGGAGTCTTCATGCACTCTGTGTGTGTGAACCACCAGGAGCAAACTGGGTTTGTTACCATCTTCTTTGGGATTAAAGACAACTTGAAGCACAGTGTGCATGCTCCTGCATTTATGGAGGAGCTGAGGTTTTTCGGATTCACTTTGTCAAAGTGTCTCTCCTTCTGGGAGATGGATAACGAGTCCCTGAGGTTCTCTGGtggcagctgtagtttgtggaatGTTTGTATGTTTCCTGTTTGTTGTGACCAGCGAAGCTCCTTCTCCGTGTCTCTGAAGATGCTGCAGGCCATCCTGGGGGGCTCCACAAGCCTCCCACCCGAAAATACAAAGTTTATGTCGATGCAGGAGTGTTTAGAGAGTAAGAACCTGGACGAGATGTTGGAGctcag